A DNA window from Anastrepha ludens isolate Willacy chromosome 6, idAnaLude1.1, whole genome shotgun sequence contains the following coding sequences:
- the LOC128867660 gene encoding uncharacterized protein LOC128867660: protein MVDDLNYLYEMHNEELNQVLENVTTYLLKCSKVFHKIRKYEHALQDGSAIALLAYDKFFSTLSNMLDTARTFNFHFFITDLEKTSTCKLFDALDPYDRREEDVNTPEAHTDESRIFPLDSSTKSTIYCKNNTYEKLNIRQKEITPSSNEENCSNYKNVSIPPAGGNVDADLKEHSPMAYIKKDISKYKVGDLLKASVTYVQDLESLNFYVLSVCDAKSKEFQQIADLKSMIHLRQFAAIPPENEVFGLVLDNAILRAIRESSSKLSSPPDGKCNALLLDFGEISEISASNVTYRLPEEIKNIPAQAIPCQLNGIHGQKNLPLEELKTCLLDLVYETTTFLVKSKQENDSKLVLELYKDKIEKSDNLSAPPKKSTNSDLVTLNNEMKLTKKAINTNPFLTDTETSIDDNDEAIPLRALPDNTLLTGESERLFNGLTAEEMDMLAEEPLSTSNAMTAVLGYNPKDEQRICRFFNPKTGACFKGANCRQEHTPLQADGWSKDRVPAGTIIDNFSPTTRYPSGLIINITVTHIGQIEYFYGQINDPDSYKEPLIWTDDEIPLCMHLTKPPMMYDLVRARYEDELWYRAKVVDFDDSGKVFKVFYVDYGNHQNVLLEHLAYCDRSTERLPFQAVLCRVADIMQNPDASDELRDSGVRTLNALLLNHSLDVKVVSHQEDLIVRFIGTQYNSIKKRLISLGCAKQFHSNPSNGTT, encoded by the coding sequence atggtggaTGATTTGAATTATTTGTACGAAATGCACAACGAAGAATTAAATCAAGTTTTGGAGAATGTCACAACATACCTGCTAAAATGTAGCAAAGTGTTTCATAAGATTCGTAAATATGAGCACGCTTTGCAGGACGGCAGTGCAATAGCTTTGTTGGCCTACGATAAATTCTTTTCGACTTTGTCGAACATGTTGGATACGGCGCggacatttaattttcatttttttataactgatCTGGAGAAAACGTCTACATGCAAATTATTCGACGCTTTGGATCCATATGACAGGCGTGAGGAAGATGTCAATACTCCAGAGGCTCACACCGATGAATCAAGAATTTTTCCCTTAGATTCGTCAACTAAATCCACCATTTACTGTAAAAATAATACGTATGAAAAGTTAAATATACGTCAAAAAGAAATTACACCGTCCTCGAATGAAGAAAATTGTagcaattataaaaatgtgtctatACCACCAGCTGGAGGGAATGTCGATGCAGACCTAAAGGAGCATTCACCAATGGCATatataaaaaaggatatttccaaatacaaagttgGCGACCTTTTAAAGGCATCTGTGACATATGTACAAGATTTAGAGTCCTTAAACTTCTATGTGTTGTCTGTATGTGATGCAAAATCCAAGGAATTTCAGCAAATAGCAGATTTGAAGAGTATGATCCATCTTAGGCAGTTTGCAGCTATTCCCCCAGAAAACGAGGTATTTGGCCTTGTTCTAGATAACGCAATACTACGAGCAATACGAGAAAGTTCGTCGAAGCTATCATCACCCCCAGACGGGAAGTGTAATGCTTTGCTTTTGGACTTTGGCGAGATATCCGAAATATCTGCGTCTAATGTTACATATCGATTgcctgaagaaataaaaaatattcctgcCCAAGCAATACCTTGTCAATTAAACGGTATTCATGGACAAAAAAATTTGCCTCTTGAAGAATTGAAGACGTGTTTATTGGATTTGGTGTATGAAACAACGACATTCTTAGTAAAATCAAAACAGGAAAATGATTCTAAACTTGTTCTGGAACTTTATAaggataaaatagaaaaatctgaCAATTTATCCGCACCACCGAAGAAGTCAACAAATAGTGATTTAGTGACTCttaataatgaaatgaaattaactaaaaaagcgATTAACACAAATCCATTCCTAACCGATACGGAAACCAGCATTGATGACAATGATGAAGCTATTCCCTTACGGGCATTACCCGACAATACTCTATTAACAGGAGAAAGCGAAAGACTATTCAATGGTCTGACCGCCGAAGAGATGGATATGTTGGCAGAGGAACCACTCAGTACATCAAACGCAATGACTGCAGTGTTGGGCTACAATCCCAAGGATGAACAACGGATTTGCCggttttttaatccaaaaactGGTGCTTGCTTTAAGGGTGCCAATTGTCGGCAAGAACATACTCCACTACAAGCAGATGGATGGAGTAAAGATCGCGTTCCAGCTGGAACTATAATTGACAACTTCTCGCCGACGACACGCTACCCTTCCGGACTGATCATAAATATTACAGTAACACACATTGGACAAATCGAGTATTTCTACGGTCAAATAAATGATCCAGACAGTTACAAGGAACCACTAATATGGACGGATGATGAGATTCcactatgtatgcatttaactAAACCACCAATGATGTATGACCTCGTCCGTGCGCGTTACGAAGATGAGCTATGGTACCGCGCAAAAGTTGTTGATTTTGACGATTCTGGTAAAGTCTTCAAAGTATTTTATGTCGATTATGGCAATCATCAAAATGTCTTACTTGAACACTTGGCGTACTGTGATCGTTCCACGGAGCGACTCCCATTTCAGGCAGTCCTATGCCGAGTAGCAGATATTATGCAAAATCCTGATGCATCGGATGAACTGCGAGACAGCGGTGTTCGTACTTTAAATGCTCTCTTACTCAATCATTCTCTTGACGTGAAAGTGGTAAGCCATCAGGAGGATTTGATTGTACGCTTCATAGGTACGcaatataattcaattaaaaaaagactAATTTCGTTGGGCTGCGCAAAACAATTCCATTCAAACCCATCTAATGGTACAACGTAA
- the LOC128868105 gene encoding hepatic leukemia factor: MTKSGSEPSAIIRSGENVSSIPPESPLLDIIEPSSIADTTDSLDVETHIDKYDGNEQSLGLTTTNENEKSNLPTSGTLCNNAPIPLPALGILPINGAALPPSKPSLPAFEYISPTNHSLSIGDFPLMELNRVGVFPAFLHRRSRGEKRPIPEEQKDEKYYERRKRNNEAAKKSRDARKIREDRIAFRAALLEQENSILRAQVMALRDELQTMRRLIGSGTTASVLGASSRGVIAL, from the coding sequence ATGACAAAGAGCGGTAGCGAACCGTCAGCTATTATTCGCAGTGGTGAAAATGTTTCCTCCATTCCACCCGAGTCTCCGCTACTGGATATAATCGAGCCATCATCGATAGCTGACACCACGGATTCCCTTGATGTAGAGACTCACATAGATAAATATGATGGTAATGAACAGTCCTTAGGTTTAACAACTACAAACGAGAACGAAAAATCGAATCTGCCAACAAGTGGAACACTGTGCAACAATGCGCCAATTCCGTTACCTGCTCTTGGCATCTTACCTATTAACGGAGCCGCTTTACCACCAAGTAAGCCATCTTTACCTGCCTTTGAGTATATTTCTCCGACAAACCATTCGCTCAGCATCGGAGACTTTCCACTTATGGAACTGAATAGAGTGGGCGTGTTTCCTGCATTCCTACATCGACGCTCGCGCGGTGAAAAACGTCCTATTCCAGAAGAGCAAAAAGATGAGAAGTATTATGAACGGCGTAAACGAAACAATGAAGCGGCAAAGAAATCACGAGATGCGCGAAAAATACGTGAAGATCGTATTGCTTTCAGGGCAGCGCTTCTCGAACAAGAGAATTCTATTTTACGAGCTCAAGTCATGGCGTTGCGCGATGAACTGCAAACTATGCGCCGACTGATCGGTTCAGGCACAACAGCCTCTGTTTTAGGAGCTAGCAGCAGAGGAGTAATTGCGTTATAA